One genomic region from Sphingobacterium multivorum encodes:
- a CDS encoding YceD family protein, with protein sequence MKHLKQYRIPFSGLNAGKHNFEFDINKKFFDCYEHSIVKDGNLKAEVELQKQENLLILHFDIQGEIQLTCDTCLKEFMSPISIQERILVKFTDEDWTDNTEEVLILSKSDHELDIAELLYEYINLAVPYIVKCEEQGQGIQCDPEMLALFTSESDSEEQKEEEIIDPRWEALRNIKNN encoded by the coding sequence GTGAAACATCTAAAACAATACAGAATTCCCTTTTCGGGGCTCAACGCTGGAAAGCACAATTTTGAGTTTGACATTAATAAAAAGTTCTTTGACTGCTACGAACATTCGATTGTAAAAGATGGCAATCTGAAAGCAGAAGTTGAGTTGCAAAAGCAAGAAAATCTTTTGATTTTGCATTTTGATATCCAAGGCGAAATTCAATTGACTTGTGATACCTGCTTAAAAGAGTTTATGTCACCGATTTCAATTCAAGAACGCATATTAGTCAAATTCACGGATGAAGATTGGACAGATAATACCGAAGAGGTATTGATCTTATCCAAAAGCGACCATGAATTGGATATAGCTGAGTTATTATACGAATACATTAACTTAGCTGTTCCCTATATCGTCAAATGTGAAGAGCAGGGACAAGGCATACAATGTGATCCTGAGATGCTCGCGTTATTTACAAGCGAGTCTGATTCAGAGGAACAAAAAGAAGAAGAAATTATCGACCCACGTTGGGAAGCATTGAGAAATATTAAAAATAACTAA
- a CDS encoding ABC transporter permease, with protein MIGNNLKIAWRNMANNKLYSIIKIGGFAFSIAICILIVLYIRHETSYDKMYPDIDRVFRLIVSAPDGDKVRQTFAFPAPAAKTLQEEIPSVELAGRILPNTLFGAGSNLFTVNGRAENYLDKGFVYVDQSILEIFPLPVVQGQLSHALDKPNAIVITKSRAEKYFKGNAVGQTIYLNNNKSVLYTITAVIDDVPNNSSLYGYEYFISLAGEPFYPGEQNNWGATNYITYVKLRENTAIANAQRSISKNYIQDHYILINKKNGMKISPEMMQSTVLLQNALDMHLRSKNVSEYGMATQYQGDIKMVWIFAGIAFFILLIACINFINLSTANAATRAKEIGIRKTIGSNRRTLIMQFMTEAVCYSLISLLIGLLLAFLLLPLFNNLANKALFIPWSVGYFVPSLILSMFFIGILAGLYPALYLSGFQPINALKSKSVTNPKSSLLRNGLVIFQFATSIILIISALIANQQISFMLNKDIGFDKDQVIVLRGVTGIASQAKELKNELKAIPTVRDVSIGDYLPVQLDGAKRNGNLFWAKGKEDLELGEGGQFWNIDESYLSTFGLKLIAGRNFDPHIASDSTGAIVNKRMLADLGIKGNPIGTQITNGRTWTIIGVVDNFIFESMKDEGYYPVCMTLANSPSMLSIKTKSRDMAKTLADINTVWNKFSPNQKIDYNFLDAGFADLYQDVQRTKNIFSCFAFVAIFVAALGLFGLATYVTQQRTKEIGVRKVLGASSIRLLKLLSGDFIKLVFVALIIATPVAWWAMNQWLTDFNYRIEINWLYFVLAGISAIVVAFGTISYQTWKVIRANPVDSLRDE; from the coding sequence ATGATAGGAAATAATTTAAAGATCGCTTGGCGAAATATGGCCAATAACAAACTTTACTCGATCATCAAGATCGGCGGGTTCGCTTTTAGTATTGCCATTTGCATTCTTATTGTACTGTACATTCGCCATGAAACCAGTTATGACAAAATGTATCCCGACATAGACCGTGTTTTCCGTCTTATCGTTTCGGCACCCGATGGTGATAAAGTGAGGCAAACCTTTGCCTTTCCTGCCCCAGCAGCTAAAACCTTGCAAGAGGAAATCCCAAGTGTAGAATTAGCTGGCCGAATTTTACCCAATACCTTATTTGGTGCCGGAAGCAATCTATTTACGGTAAATGGCCGCGCGGAGAATTACCTTGATAAAGGATTTGTTTACGTTGATCAGTCCATTTTGGAGATATTTCCACTTCCCGTCGTACAAGGACAGCTATCACATGCGCTGGACAAACCCAATGCGATCGTCATTACCAAAAGTAGGGCCGAGAAATATTTCAAAGGAAATGCTGTAGGGCAAACGATCTATCTCAACAATAATAAAAGTGTTCTATATACCATAACGGCTGTGATCGATGATGTTCCGAACAATTCCAGTCTCTATGGTTATGAATATTTTATATCCCTGGCAGGTGAACCATTTTATCCGGGTGAACAAAACAATTGGGGCGCGACAAATTACATTACCTACGTAAAACTGAGGGAGAATACAGCTATTGCCAACGCACAGCGTAGCATTTCAAAAAACTATATTCAGGACCATTATATTCTGATTAATAAAAAAAATGGAATGAAAATATCGCCCGAAATGATGCAGTCAACCGTGTTGCTTCAAAACGCCCTTGATATGCACCTGCGTTCTAAGAATGTGTCGGAATATGGCATGGCTACGCAATATCAAGGCGACATTAAGATGGTCTGGATATTTGCTGGCATCGCATTTTTTATTTTATTGATCGCTTGTATTAACTTCATCAACTTATCAACAGCGAATGCGGCAACGCGGGCAAAAGAAATTGGAATTCGGAAAACTATTGGATCCAATCGAAGGACACTGATTATGCAGTTTATGACCGAAGCGGTATGCTACAGTCTCATTTCACTCCTTATCGGACTATTATTAGCCTTCCTCTTATTACCATTATTTAACAATTTAGCTAACAAAGCCTTGTTTATACCTTGGTCAGTAGGGTACTTTGTGCCTTCGCTGATTTTGAGTATGTTCTTTATCGGCATCCTGGCTGGCTTATATCCAGCACTCTATTTATCAGGATTTCAACCGATTAATGCCTTAAAAAGCAAATCGGTCACGAATCCTAAATCTTCATTATTGCGCAATGGACTGGTTATTTTCCAGTTTGCAACATCTATTATATTGATCATCAGCGCACTCATTGCAAATCAGCAAATCAGTTTTATGCTCAATAAAGACATTGGCTTTGATAAGGATCAGGTCATTGTACTTCGTGGTGTAACGGGAATTGCCTCCCAGGCAAAAGAATTAAAAAATGAATTGAAAGCCATTCCAACAGTCCGTGATGTCTCTATTGGCGACTATTTACCGGTTCAATTGGATGGTGCAAAAAGAAATGGAAATCTTTTTTGGGCCAAAGGCAAGGAAGATCTTGAATTAGGTGAAGGCGGGCAATTCTGGAATATCGACGAAAGCTACCTTTCCACATTTGGTCTGAAGCTAATAGCCGGCCGAAACTTTGATCCACATATCGCATCGGATAGTACAGGTGCTATTGTTAACAAAAGAATGCTTGCTGATTTAGGCATCAAAGGAAATCCCATTGGTACACAAATTACCAACGGCAGGACATGGACCATTATCGGTGTCGTCGACAATTTTATCTTTGAATCAATGAAAGATGAGGGCTACTATCCCGTTTGCATGACCCTTGCCAATAGCCCTTCCATGCTTTCCATCAAGACTAAATCGAGGGACATGGCCAAAACATTAGCCGACATTAATACTGTTTGGAATAAGTTTTCGCCGAATCAAAAAATCGACTACAATTTCCTTGATGCCGGCTTCGCTGACCTCTATCAGGATGTCCAACGGACTAAAAATATCTTCAGCTGCTTTGCCTTTGTCGCTATTTTTGTTGCCGCTTTGGGACTTTTTGGACTAGCAACTTATGTCACACAACAACGTACCAAAGAAATTGGTGTCCGTAAGGTTCTTGGTGCAAGCTCCATCCGATTACTCAAATTACTCTCCGGAGATTTTATAAAATTGGTGTTTGTAGCCTTGATCATTGCTACACCTGTTGCGTGGTGGGCAATGAATCAATGGCTGACAGATTTTAACTATCGTATAGAAATCAATTGGTTATACTTTGTTCTGGCAGGAATAAGTGCAATTGTAGTTGCATTTGGAACCATTAGCTATCAAACCTGGAAGGTTATTCGTGCCAATCCAGTCGATAGTTTAAGAGATGAATAA
- a CDS encoding transglutaminase-like domain-containing protein, producing MMNERELKSLISLLDDTDQQIIQEVEHQLKSQGPEIVPYLEKFWESSFDPRVQGRLENIIHEIQFDQTKNELQIWNLSNSFNLLEGLIILNNYQYPSYEDHKIVLAIEDLKTEVWRGLHYDMSPLEKVNLINHVLFGSFGLTGNTKDYHHPQNSYIGQVLDTKQGNPLTLSCIYSIIAQKLDIPIYGINLPKHFVLAYMDSDEEGNENVLFYINAFNRGQVMQKSDVNSFLKQLNLNPDREFTYPCDNVTILKRALRNLMSAYEEHESSNKQQEIKALFQLLA from the coding sequence ATGATGAATGAGAGAGAGTTGAAATCGCTAATATCCCTGTTGGACGACACCGACCAACAGATTATTCAGGAAGTGGAACACCAGTTAAAAAGCCAAGGTCCTGAGATTGTACCCTATTTGGAAAAATTTTGGGAGTCCAGCTTTGATCCTCGCGTTCAGGGGCGATTAGAGAATATTATTCACGAAATTCAGTTTGATCAGACCAAAAACGAGTTGCAGATCTGGAATTTGAGTAACTCATTCAATCTACTGGAAGGATTAATTATCCTCAATAATTATCAATATCCTTCTTATGAGGATCATAAGATTGTTTTGGCGATAGAAGATCTCAAAACTGAGGTATGGCGCGGTTTGCATTACGACATGAGCCCGCTGGAAAAAGTGAACCTGATCAATCATGTTCTTTTTGGCTCCTTCGGCCTAACAGGAAATACAAAGGATTATCATCATCCGCAGAATTCCTACATTGGACAAGTACTCGATACCAAACAGGGGAATCCCTTAACCCTATCCTGCATTTATAGTATCATTGCACAAAAATTGGACATTCCGATTTACGGTATTAATTTACCAAAGCATTTTGTATTGGCGTATATGGATTCGGATGAAGAAGGGAATGAAAATGTGCTTTTTTACATCAATGCCTTTAATCGTGGGCAGGTTATGCAAAAAAGCGATGTAAATTCATTTTTGAAGCAACTGAACCTCAATCCGGATAGAGAATTTACCTATCCCTGCGACAATGTGACCATCCTTAAACGAGCTTTGCGAAACTTGATGTCTGCCTACGAGGAACATGAAAGTTCAAACAAGCAACAGGAAATCAAAGCGCTATTCCAGTTGCTTGCGTAA
- the rpmF gene encoding 50S ribosomal protein L32, which yields MAHPKRKTSKSRRDKRRTHYKAEAPSLTVCKETGAVHLPHRAYTVDGNLYYNGKLIIENTAVV from the coding sequence ATGGCACATCCAAAACGTAAAACTTCTAAATCTAGAAGAGACAAAAGAAGAACACATTATAAAGCTGAAGCTCCAAGCTTGACAGTATGTAAAGAAACTGGCGCAGTTCATTTACCTCACCGTGCGTATACTGTAGACGGAAACTTGTACTACAACGGTAAATTGATCATTGAAAATACAGCTGTTGTCTAA
- a CDS encoding epoxyqueuosine reductase QueH, protein MENKEFVREKLTLPGEGKKLLLHSCCAPCSGEVMEALIASDIDFTIYFYNPNIHPRKEYDLRKDENIRFAEKHNIPFIDADYDVDHWFDLAKGMEQEPERGIRCTMCFDMRFEKTAEYAAANGFDVISSSLGISRWKNMEQINDCGLRAASRHEGMEYWTFNWRKKGGSARMLEVSKKEKFYMQEYCGCAYSLRDTNKWRMANGREKIELGKNYYE, encoded by the coding sequence ATGGAAAATAAGGAATTTGTAAGGGAGAAGTTGACATTACCGGGAGAGGGCAAAAAATTACTTTTACACTCCTGCTGTGCTCCATGTTCTGGAGAAGTAATGGAAGCACTCATTGCTTCGGATATCGATTTTACAATCTATTTTTACAATCCCAACATTCATCCCCGCAAAGAATATGATTTACGCAAAGACGAGAACATTCGATTTGCGGAAAAACATAATATCCCTTTTATTGATGCGGACTACGATGTTGATCATTGGTTTGATTTGGCCAAAGGGATGGAGCAGGAGCCGGAAAGAGGTATCCGTTGTACCATGTGTTTTGATATGCGTTTTGAAAAAACAGCCGAATATGCTGCTGCGAATGGTTTTGATGTGATTTCAAGTTCACTGGGTATCTCACGCTGGAAAAACATGGAACAGATCAACGACTGCGGTTTACGTGCTGCCTCCCGCCACGAAGGGATGGAATACTGGACGTTCAATTGGCGCAAGAAAGGTGGTTCTGCCCGCATGCTTGAAGTCTCTAAAAAGGAGAAGTTTTATATGCAGGAATATTGTGGCTGTGCTTATTCGCTACGTGACACCAACAAATGGCGTATGGCAAATGGACGCGAAAAGATAGAATTAGGTAAAAATTATTATGAATAA
- a CDS encoding ABC transporter permease, which produces MAKNDFKLAWRKLLKNKGFTFLNIIGLTLGFTGFILSYQYINRETSYDKWNPHYKDIYQIGLEAEGAFTDETSPSLAPLLKQSLPDIVYAGRKIVYNYGSYPLFGEKTVLIKNTALVDSSAARIFQIENATGPLYKSKDQKDATIVKSHIAEQLFKKEDLNFDNPHSIPTQSLALGVRETIYGTIKEQGLSMIDYDLLFIREPQDLFADNNPFLYQTYIQVRPGTDITKLTDRINALYQKEIAPKDKIRSSSYTKGKIYLDPLANLHLRPKTGSNTAYIMTWIIGIISVLILLLAAANFTNMIMAQADQRIKELALKKILGSSRWAIVKQLVLEVFILTFSAAILSIVTLTLTGNILQKWFNDDLKGYILRSETIAQLAIAVLSTTILSAIYPAIVLSGFKSVNLLKGGLTSILKKCTFRNALLTFQISMAILFISGMLVIRTQLNYMQQADKGFEPAQVVNFKGIGMYYDSKIDGSYQQLKRRLENDPSIASVASATNIPGEGEQPPKMDFSYAQKKVSFAHVGIDPGYFKTLNISSIQGNTTVSIDQLLHDSLANYAIINESAAKNLGLENPIGAKIKGCDVTFEIIGLVKDSKAYGFENAVQPSLYSFKNECGTMRLQTTLMVKTKPGMVDRAIQTVKAEWEKNPSAKDLPLDYSFMDEQYALQHKKQHELQTAFNSFTSLSVIIAALGLFSMAAYQAALRKKEMSIRKVLGASVQLLFIQLNKPFFKLFLVGIGIALPIAYLLMNQWLSNFAYHIQLSWWSFLIPIFCIFILILVSISFQSIKVAKTNPIDSLRDE; this is translated from the coding sequence ATGGCAAAAAATGATTTCAAACTAGCTTGGCGTAAACTTCTAAAAAACAAGGGATTTACTTTCTTAAATATTATTGGATTGACCCTTGGCTTTACCGGTTTTATCCTTTCCTATCAATACATCAATCGAGAGACCAGCTACGATAAATGGAATCCACATTATAAGGACATCTACCAAATTGGCCTTGAAGCAGAAGGTGCGTTTACGGACGAAACGTCTCCTTCGCTAGCTCCTTTGCTAAAGCAGAGTTTACCAGATATTGTATATGCTGGCAGGAAAATAGTTTACAATTACGGCAGTTATCCGCTTTTTGGTGAAAAAACAGTGCTTATTAAAAATACTGCACTGGTTGACTCCTCAGCCGCACGGATCTTTCAAATCGAAAATGCGACTGGACCACTCTACAAAAGCAAGGACCAAAAGGATGCAACTATTGTCAAAAGCCATATCGCCGAACAATTATTCAAAAAAGAAGACCTAAATTTTGACAACCCCCATTCGATTCCCACTCAAAGCCTCGCTTTAGGTGTACGGGAGACAATTTATGGTACTATAAAAGAGCAAGGTCTATCCATGATTGATTACGATCTTCTGTTTATCCGTGAACCACAGGATCTCTTCGCCGATAATAATCCTTTTTTGTATCAAACTTATATTCAAGTACGTCCCGGTACGGATATCACCAAGTTGACAGATCGCATCAATGCACTTTACCAGAAAGAAATTGCACCGAAAGATAAAATTCGCTCCTCCAGTTACACCAAAGGGAAGATCTATTTGGATCCATTAGCCAATCTTCATTTAAGGCCAAAAACAGGTAGTAACACGGCTTATATCATGACGTGGATTATTGGTATTATCTCCGTTTTGATCCTCTTACTCGCCGCGGCCAATTTTACCAATATGATTATGGCGCAGGCAGATCAGCGCATTAAGGAACTTGCACTCAAAAAAATATTGGGCAGCTCACGTTGGGCTATCGTCAAACAACTGGTACTGGAGGTGTTTATCCTGACTTTCAGCGCTGCGATACTGAGTATCGTTACTTTGACCCTCACAGGAAATATCCTTCAAAAATGGTTTAATGATGATCTTAAGGGCTATATTTTGCGTTCAGAAACCATTGCCCAACTTGCTATTGCCGTACTATCGACAACAATTCTATCGGCAATATACCCCGCTATCGTACTCTCTGGCTTCAAATCCGTTAATCTCTTAAAAGGTGGACTGACTTCCATTCTCAAAAAGTGCACATTTCGAAACGCACTACTAACTTTTCAGATCAGTATGGCCATCCTATTTATATCGGGCATGCTGGTTATTAGGACACAACTAAATTACATGCAGCAGGCGGACAAAGGATTTGAACCTGCACAGGTTGTTAATTTCAAAGGAATAGGCATGTATTATGATTCCAAAATTGATGGTTCCTATCAACAACTAAAACGTCGATTGGAAAATGATCCGAGTATTGCCTCAGTTGCATCAGCGACAAATATTCCAGGTGAAGGCGAACAGCCTCCCAAAATGGATTTCTCCTATGCCCAAAAAAAGGTTTCATTTGCACATGTCGGCATTGACCCTGGATACTTCAAGACGCTAAATATCTCCAGTATACAAGGAAACACCACTGTTTCAATAGATCAACTGCTTCACGATTCCTTGGCCAACTATGCTATTATCAACGAATCTGCAGCCAAAAATTTAGGACTTGAAAACCCGATAGGTGCTAAAATCAAAGGCTGTGATGTCACCTTTGAAATTATTGGCCTTGTCAAAGACAGTAAAGCTTATGGCTTTGAGAATGCCGTTCAGCCGAGCCTATATTCATTTAAAAACGAATGTGGTACTATGCGTTTGCAAACAACCCTCATGGTCAAAACAAAACCGGGAATGGTCGATCGGGCAATTCAAACAGTCAAAGCAGAGTGGGAGAAAAATCCATCCGCAAAAGATCTGCCCCTTGATTATTCCTTTATGGATGAGCAATATGCTTTACAGCACAAAAAACAGCACGAATTGCAGACTGCTTTTAATAGTTTCACAAGCCTTTCGGTTATCATCGCGGCCTTAGGGCTGTTCAGTATGGCGGCATATCAGGCGGCATTGCGAAAAAAGGAAATGAGTATCCGTAAAGTACTTGGAGCCTCGGTACAATTGCTCTTTATTCAATTAAACAAACCATTTTTCAAGCTCTTTTTAGTCGGGATCGGCATAGCCCTTCCAATAGCCTATCTACTCATGAATCAATGGCTTTCCAATTTCGCCTATCATATTCAGCTGTCCTGGTGGTCGTTTTTGATCCCAATATTTTGCATATTTATCCTCATATTGGTTTCCATCAGCTTCCAATCGATAAAAGTCGCAAAAACAAATCCAATAGATAGCCTGCGCGATGAATAA
- a CDS encoding ABC transporter ATP-binding protein gives MIQLKNLFKWYNVGGTRSFVLKDVSLDIAEGDFISIMGPSGSGKSTLLNIIGMLDEPDEGEYIFMGENVLEMKAKKRTQLYQSHIGYVFQAYHLLDELTVYENIETPLIYKDISSKERKAIVADMLDRFGIVGKKDLFPAQLSGGQQQIVGIARALAGSPKLLLADEPTGNLNSKQGEEIMDLFKQLNDDGVTIIQVTHSEKNAEYGKRVVNMLDGQLK, from the coding sequence ATGATACAATTAAAAAATTTATTCAAGTGGTATAACGTAGGTGGTACACGCTCATTCGTCCTCAAAGATGTAAGTCTCGATATCGCTGAAGGTGATTTTATCTCCATCATGGGGCCATCAGGGTCTGGAAAATCGACTTTATTAAATATCATCGGTATGCTTGATGAACCTGATGAAGGTGAATATATCTTTATGGGCGAGAATGTATTGGAAATGAAAGCAAAGAAAAGAACCCAACTATACCAGTCCCATATAGGCTATGTATTTCAAGCTTATCATCTCCTGGATGAATTGACCGTGTATGAAAATATCGAAACTCCCTTGATCTATAAAGACATTTCAAGCAAAGAAAGAAAAGCTATTGTTGCCGATATGCTTGATCGCTTTGGTATTGTCGGGAAGAAGGATCTCTTCCCGGCCCAGTTATCCGGTGGTCAGCAACAGATTGTCGGTATAGCGCGTGCATTGGCGGGATCACCCAAGTTATTGCTGGCCGATGAGCCTACGGGTAACTTAAATTCCAAACAAGGTGAAGAAATCATGGATTTATTCAAACAGCTCAACGATGATGGCGTTACAATCATACAAGTAACCCATTCTGAAAAAAATGCCGAATACGGTAAAAGAGTTGTCAATATGCTGGATGGTCAGCTCAAATAA
- the plsX gene encoding phosphate acyltransferase PlsX has translation MKIGLDILGGDYAPKATITGAIEAQKQLTGDQKIVLFGKTEETKQLINQAGGNSSDFEYVEAPEVIAMGEHPTKAITQKPNSSIAKGFEYLKNKEIDSFASAGNTGAMLVGSMFSVKAIPGVLRPAIASIVPKLKSGFGILLDVGANADCKPEMLNQFAILGSVFAEHVFNVSNPKVGLLNIGEEEEKGNILTTSTYPLLKANDKINFIGNAEGRDLFSDHADVYVCDGFTGNVVLKLAESFYVVTLKKGFKDDFFDRFNYEQYGGSPILGVNAPVIIGHGISTPEAIKNMVLFSRDMIESKFIDSIRSIFN, from the coding sequence ATGAAGATTGGTTTAGATATTTTAGGAGGAGATTATGCTCCTAAAGCAACGATAACGGGTGCTATTGAAGCACAAAAACAGCTTACTGGAGACCAAAAAATAGTCCTTTTTGGTAAAACTGAAGAGACTAAACAATTAATCAATCAAGCCGGAGGAAATTCATCTGACTTTGAATATGTGGAGGCTCCAGAAGTCATTGCAATGGGTGAACATCCAACCAAAGCAATAACTCAAAAACCCAACTCAAGTATTGCGAAGGGATTTGAATACTTAAAAAACAAAGAAATTGACTCATTCGCTTCTGCTGGTAATACTGGCGCCATGCTTGTGGGGTCAATGTTCAGCGTTAAAGCTATCCCAGGCGTATTACGTCCTGCAATAGCATCCATTGTTCCCAAATTAAAATCAGGCTTCGGAATCTTATTGGACGTCGGCGCGAATGCGGACTGTAAACCAGAGATGTTGAACCAATTTGCAATCTTGGGAAGTGTCTTTGCCGAACATGTATTTAATGTATCTAACCCGAAAGTAGGATTATTAAATATCGGAGAAGAAGAAGAAAAAGGAAACATCCTAACAACCTCTACCTACCCCCTACTTAAAGCCAACGACAAGATTAACTTTATCGGAAATGCAGAAGGCCGAGACCTGTTCAGCGACCATGCCGACGTTTACGTCTGTGATGGATTTACAGGCAACGTCGTCTTGAAACTCGCAGAATCATTTTATGTAGTGACATTGAAAAAAGGTTTTAAAGATGATTTCTTCGACCGATTCAACTACGAGCAGTACGGCGGTAGCCCCATCTTGGGAGTTAATGCTCCTGTCATTATTGGCCATGGTATTTCAACACCTGAGGCCATTAAAAATATGGTTTTATTTTCAAGAGATATGATCGAGTCTAAATTCATTGACAGCATCAGATCTATTTTCAATTAG